A genomic segment from Conger conger chromosome 2, fConCon1.1, whole genome shotgun sequence encodes:
- the lrrc45 gene encoding leucine-rich repeat-containing protein 45, with the protein MEEFRQTYLRLCKDAGLEPQESVLTQLQEVRGAGGSTRLDLAGHSLSADTCAVLGRVLHQDTLFTEVVLSDCMLSEEGAKLLLNGLCSNTTVKVLDLKGNNLRGSGAETLGKLLVRNKTLRRLILEWNALGVWDEAFSIFCEGLGSNGCLTQLDLRNNQINHQGAAELSLALKRNGTLQELDLRWNNIGLLGGRSILEALQQNRILLQLHMAGNNIPSDTLKALEQSMGHNSDRQSTLRESRCRSQVLTKEIQNLKNEKGRQFISLMDTIDQQREEMGRVSRTSSVRAGHLQDALSERKSAVNSLTAKLAMTEAALAMSEQKAHNLGELLTRMKMEKGEQQERYSREMKKEQEDSVLREGKLLREVHTTVEKNLQLKSKVEEMERRCKAQQDQIFELKQELANTTAELKLRLAQAEERLEMEKKRSKHALDDLDTLRQKEVDHMNRHLEESERSLQDRILKLEGQRIQLEEELSRTKAAGVTERAQAEEELGKVRAQVRLEEQQRLSGMEEKLRATRQSRDESQTHCSQQKQAIAELQAKNGQQSLEMEGLRRRIQELQQELSGKDQEKVAEVSRVRVELQEQIGHLEAERTAQGGLKEKIAALEREMKVLGSNHREAILDKESEISSLFEKLRLREAEIQRMREDEAQRASFLQNAILTYVQGSPLGHYSPKK; encoded by the exons ATGGAGGAGTTCAGGCAGACGTACTTGCGCTTGTGTAAAGATGCCGGTTTGGAGCCGCAGGAGTCGGTGCTGACCCAGCTGCAGGAAGTGCGGGGCGCTGGGGGAAGCACGCGACTGGACCTGGCGGGGCACAGCCTCTCCGCGGACACATGCGCCGTGCTGGGCAGGGTGCTGCACCAGGACACACTTTTCACGGAAGTGGTGCTCAGTGACTGCATGCTCAGCGAGGAAG GTGCCAAACTACTGTTGAATGGGCTGTGTTCCAACACAACTGTTAAAGTGCTGGATCTGAAG GGTAACAACTTGAGAGGGTCAGGAGCTGAAACTCTGGGGAAACTGTTAGTCCGCAACAAGACATTGCGAAG ACTGATCCTGGAATGGAATGCCCTGGGGGTGTGGGATGaggccttttccattttctgcgAAGGTCTGGGCTCCAATGGCTGCCTTACACAGCTCGACCTGCGTAATAACCAGATtaaccaccagggggcagcagagctcTCTCTGGCTCTGAAACGAAACGGCACTCTTCAGGAACTTG ATCTGAGGTGGAACAACATCGGGCTTCTGGGGGGCCGCTCCATCCTGGAGGCTTTGCAGCAGAATCGCATCCTGTTGCAGCTGCATATGGCAGGGAACAACATCCCCAGTGACACCCTCAAGGCCCTTG AGCAGTCCATGGGCCATAACTCGGACCGGCAGTCCACCCTGAGGGAGAGCCGCTGCAGGAGCCAGGTGCTCACCAAGGAGATCCAGAACCTGAAGAACGAGAAGGGCCGACAG TTTATATCTCTAATGGATACCATCGACcaacagagagaggaaatggGGCGGGTCAGTAG AACGTCCTCTGTGCGTGCCGGCCATCTTCAGGATGCTCTGAGCGAGAGGAAGTCAGCGGTGAACTCCCTCACAGCCAA GCTGGCGATGACCGAGGCGGCTCTGGCGATGTCAGAGCAGAAGGCCCACAACCTGGGCGAGCTCCTCACCAGGATGAAGATGGAGaaaggagagcagcaggagcGCTACTCACGGGAGATGAAGAAAGAGCAGGAG GACAGTGTGCTGAGGGAAGGGAAGCTCCTCCGGGAGGTGCACACCACGGTCGAGAAAAACCTGCAACTGAAGAGCAAG gTTGAAGAGATGGAGCGCAGGTGCAAGGCACAGCAGGACCAGATTTTTGAGCTGAAGCAGGAACTGGCCAACACCACAGCTGAGCTGAAACTGCGTctggcacaggcagagg AGCGTTTAGAGATGGAGAAGAAGAGATCCAAACATGCCCTGGATGACTTGGACACTTTGCGGCAGAAGGAG GTGGATCATATGAATCGTCATctggaggagagtgagagatccCTGCAGGACCGTATTCTCAAACTGGAGGGGCAGCGCATTCAgctggaggag GAGCTGAGCCGGACGAAGGCAGCGGGCGTGACGGAGCGTGCCCAGGCCGAGGAGGAGCTGGGGAAGGTGCGCGCGCAGGTGCGCCTGGAGGAG CAGCAGCGCCTGAGCGGGATGGAGGAGAAGCTGCGGGCCACGCGCCAGTCGCGGGACGAGTCCCAGACCCActgctcccagcagaagcagGCCATCGCCGAGCTGCAGGCCAAGAACGGCCAGCAGAGCCTGGAGATGGAGGGGCTGAGGCGCAGGATCCAGGAGCTCCAGCAG GAGCTGAGCGGGAAGGACCAGGAGAAGGTGGCGGAGGTGAGCCGGGTCCGTGTGGAACTCCAGGAGCAGATCGGACACCTGGAGGCGGAGAGGACGGCCCAGGGGGGGCTGAAGGAGAAGATCGCGgctctggagagagagatgaaag TGTTGGGCAGTAACCACCGGGAGGCCATTTTGGACAAGGAGAGCGAGATTTCCTCTCTGTTTGAGAAGCTGCGTCTACGGGAGGCCGAGATTCAGCGCATGCGTGAGGACGAGGCTCAGAGGGCCAGCTTCCTGCAAAACGCCATCCTCACCTACGTGCAGGGGTCTCCACTGGGCCACTACAGCCCTAAGAAATGA